The sequence ACGAGGGGCTGATGGCGGTGGCGACGGCGCTGGTGGCGCGGGTGTCCTGAATTCCGCGGCCTCCTGGTGCGGGTGAGCCGAGGGCGTGCGAGGGTACCCGGAGAGTCACCGTCCGCGGCCTTTCGGAGGTACCCATGTCCGCCGCCCTGTCCGACCGGCTCAAGTCCCTGCTCGACGGCAAGGTGTTCATCGTCGTCGGCACCGTCCAGCCCGACGGCAGCCCGCAGATGTCCCCGGTCTGGGTGAAGCGCGACGGCGAGCACCTCCTCTTCTCCACCACGGTCGACCGCCGCAAGAAGCTGAACCTCGACCGCGACCCCCGCGTCACCGTCGTCGTCATGAACCCCGACCAGCCCTACGAGTACGCCGAGATCCGCGGCACCGCCGAACTGACCACCGACGGCGGCCGGTCCCTCATCGACGACCTGAGCCTCAAGTACACGGGCAAGAAGTACGCCGAGTTCAACCCGGAGTCCTCCGAGGACGCGGAACGGGTCGTCGTACGAATCACGCCACGCAAGGTGGTCGGTCGGCTCTGAACCACCCGCCCCGCCCCGGCCGCAGCACGGCCCGGGAAACAGAACCCGGCGTACAGCCCGACTCGGCCGGCCCGAGCGCGTGGCCCGGGTGGGCGCGTGGCGCGAGGTGACCGGGCGGCTCTGGGGTGCCGCCCGGTCACGCTGCCGATTTCTGCCGGGCCACCTCGCGGGCCCGCGCGTCCAGGGCGCGTACGGCCGGCAGCGATACGTACGGCCGGATGGACGTCCGCAGGGTCGCGAAGTGTTCGTCACCCCGCGCACTGCTGACACCGGCGTAGTCGTCCAGGAACATGTCCCACTCCCGGGACGCCTCCTCCACGTGCCTCATCTCCATGAGCCGGGTGGCGAGGAGGCCGGTCGCGTGCATGCGGCCCTGCCGCTCGCCGGAGGGACGCGCCTTGTTGGATCGCCGCAGGGCTTCGACAGATCCGGGCCGGTCCCTGAGTTCCCACAGGACGTGGGCGACGTGGAATTCGTAGGCGGCGCGATCGTATCCACCGATGTGGTCGTTGCGGCCGTCGGCCTGCGAGAGCGCCTTTTCGGTTTCCCGGAGTCGGTCGAACGCCTGCCGCCGGTCGCCGACCATGGCGGCTCCGTGTGCCTGCTGGCCACGCAGGAATGCCACCAGGCGCGGTCCTGAGGCCGGAGCGGCTTGCGCGGCCGAGTCGGCGAGTTCGAGGGCCTTCGGGCCGTGACCCAGGTTCGAAGCCTGCAACGCCATGCCGCGCAGGGTGCGGCAGTACGTCACATGGTCCTCGGCGGCACCGGCGAGTTTCAGCGCCGTCATGTAGTACTGCTGGCCGACGCCGTGTTCGCGCTCGTACATGGCCATCCACCCCGTGAGGTACGTGAGATCCGAGGCCGCGGCCCGCATCGCGCGCTTCACCTCGTGCGTTCCGTCGGCACGCAGACAGGGCCCCACGGTGTTGACGAGGAATGCCGCTGCCATGGGACGGGCATGGCCACCCCCGAGGTCGTCGAGGATGTCCGCGATCTGCTCCGTCATCCGCGTCACGGTCTCCACGTCGGACCGGCCGATACGGGTGGTGCGACCGGCCGCAGCGTGATCTGTCCGGCCTGCGATGTCGTCGTAACGGGGGATGGCCAGGGCCGCCGAGTACAGGCCCGCGCCGAGCACGGCGCGCCGGGATGGGTCCATGTCCGCCCTTCCGAGGTCGACGATCCCCGACACCACGGCCGGGGGCTCGGTGGTGTCGCTGTCCCAGCAGAGTTCCACCGAGGTTACGGGCCGCCCGAGCAGACGTGAGAGCGCTTCGGTGACGGCAGGGCGCGCTTCCTTCTTCGGCCGGTGGCCTCTCAGCCACTGCGAGACGGCCGTTTTGGTGTAGGTCAGGCCGAGGCCGAGTTCGGTGCCGACGGCATTGACTCGACGTGCCAACTGGTCGTTCCGGATGTTCCCCTCTCGCATGAGCGCCGCCAGGACGTCGTTCGGCATGAGTGACTGTCGTCCCATCGTGACCCCCGAGCGTGTGCAACCTGTGCAACTCACCGTCCACTGTGCTCGCTTACTCATGGCCGCGCACAGGTGTTGAGTGATTACCGGCCGCTCGGTGCTCACCCCGCCGGCCGCCGGCCGTCCCGCACCGGCAGGCGTCGCTGATCGCCCGGAACTCCCGGCAGCGGACGTCACCGTCGGATCATCTGGGAAACGAGGAGACTCATGCAGCCTTCAGCGCCATCCGATCAGGTAAAGCCCTGGGGACTCGGACGCATGCGGCCCTACCCCGCGGCGGCGGTCCTTCCCGCCGCCCGGCCGGTCCTCGACCCGGGTACGCAGGTTCCCGTGTGGGCCGCTCCTGACGGGACGCCCCTGCCGGTGGAGGAGGCCAGGCACAAGCGGTCGGAGACGTCGCAGGAGACGAGTACGAAGACCAGCCTGGACGGCACCCCTGATCAGGGCAGCGACCAGAACGGGGACGCCGACTGATGGCTCCGGGCAGGTCGCCCGTCCTCGTCGTCACGCGGCTGGACGACGCCACCGCGGACGGTGTGATCAGCGAACTGAACCTGCGCCGGGTACCGGTGGTCCGCCTGGACCCCGGCGACTTCCCCGGAGAGATCCGCTTGTCGGGCACCTTCGGCAGCACCGGACCCGGAGGGACTCTCGCCACTGCCTCCCGAACCCTCGACGTGGGGAACGTCCGCTCGGTGTACTGGCGGCGGCCCACCCCTTACATCGCCGACCGCGCCATGGCGGACCTGGCAGCACGATGGAGCATCGAAGAAGCCCGCTACGGACTCGGCGGCGTCCTCGCCGCCCTTCCCGGAGCCCACTACCTGAACCACCCGTGGCGCAACCGGGATGCCGAGTACAAACCGGCGCAACTGGCCACCGCCGCCGCGTGCGGTTTCACCGTGCCACCCACGCTCGTCACCAACGACCCCGATCGTGCCCGCGCCTTCATCTCGGAGCACGGGCCCGTGATCTACAAGCCACTTCGCGAGACCGCCTACACCGACAGCACCGGCCGCGCACTGACGGTCTGGATCGAGGACGTCACTCCCGACCAGGTCGACCACCGGGTACGCCACACCGCCCACCTGTTCCAGCAGCGCGTCGGCAAAACCGCCGACATCCGCCTGACCGCTGTCGGCGACCACCTCTGCGCCGTCCGGATCAGCGGCTCACCCGGGATCGACTGGCGCCGCCACTACGAACAGCTCACCTACACACCCCTGCCCGTCCCGCCCGAGATCGCCGG is a genomic window of Streptomyces sp. WP-1 containing:
- a CDS encoding PPOX class F420-dependent oxidoreductase codes for the protein MSAALSDRLKSLLDGKVFIVVGTVQPDGSPQMSPVWVKRDGEHLLFSTTVDRRKKLNLDRDPRVTVVVMNPDQPYEYAEIRGTAELTTDGGRSLIDDLSLKYTGKKYAEFNPESSEDAERVVVRITPRKVVGRL
- the tgmA gene encoding putative ATP-grasp-modified RiPP, encoding MRPYPAAAVLPAARPVLDPGTQVPVWAAPDGTPLPVEEARHKRSETSQETSTKTSLDGTPDQGSDQNGDAD
- the tgmB gene encoding ATP-grasp ribosomal peptide maturase, producing the protein MAPGRSPVLVVTRLDDATADGVISELNLRRVPVVRLDPGDFPGEIRLSGTFGSTGPGGTLATASRTLDVGNVRSVYWRRPTPYIADRAMADLAARWSIEEARYGLGGVLAALPGAHYLNHPWRNRDAEYKPAQLATAAACGFTVPPTLVTNDPDRARAFISEHGPVIYKPLRETAYTDSTGRALTVWIEDVTPDQVDHRVRHTAHLFQQRVGKTADIRLTAVGDHLCAVRISGSPGIDWRRHYEQLTYTPLPVPPEIAGSVRAYLDAFGLVFGAFDFGLDRDGRWHWYECNPNGQWAWFPDRITTPITRAIADQLQHGAPA